One stretch of Streptomyces sp. R21 DNA includes these proteins:
- a CDS encoding Bax inhibitor-1/YccA family protein has product MRSSNPVFSRRGFSRDNGYAGFNAAPQAGGPATGTQGNPYAQQGGNPYAQNPYAQQDLQYGTPPQAPVTTGRMTMDDVVMRSSMTLGTVVVGAILAWALLPVSTTSYGLAIGSALVAFVLAMVQSFKRTASPALILGYAAFEGVFLGVISEMYNSRWSGAPFQAVLGTMAVTGATLLVYKAGWIRVTARYARIGMAIAIAFVLTMAVNLLLVVFGVAPDGGLRSMGPLGAVVGIIAILIGAFFLTLDFKQIEDGIAYGAPREEAWLAAFGLTMTIVWIYVEMLRLVAIFSGDD; this is encoded by the coding sequence ATGAGGAGCAGCAACCCGGTCTTCTCGCGACGGGGCTTCAGCCGCGACAACGGCTACGCGGGGTTCAACGCGGCGCCGCAGGCCGGGGGACCCGCTACGGGCACGCAGGGCAACCCGTACGCGCAGCAGGGCGGCAACCCCTACGCGCAGAACCCGTACGCCCAGCAGGACCTTCAGTACGGCACTCCGCCGCAGGCCCCGGTCACCACCGGCCGCATGACGATGGACGACGTCGTCATGCGCTCGTCGATGACGCTCGGCACGGTCGTCGTCGGCGCCATCCTGGCGTGGGCGCTGCTGCCGGTGTCCACCACCAGCTACGGCCTGGCCATCGGCTCCGCCCTCGTCGCCTTCGTGCTGGCGATGGTGCAGTCGTTCAAGCGCACGGCCTCGCCCGCGCTGATCCTCGGATACGCCGCCTTCGAGGGCGTCTTCCTCGGGGTCATCAGCGAGATGTACAACAGCCGCTGGTCCGGCGCGCCCTTCCAGGCCGTGCTCGGCACCATGGCGGTCACCGGCGCGACCCTGCTCGTCTACAAGGCGGGCTGGATCCGGGTCACCGCACGCTACGCACGCATCGGCATGGCCATCGCCATCGCCTTCGTGCTGACCATGGCGGTCAACCTGCTGCTCGTCGTCTTCGGGGTCGCCCCCGACGGCGGACTGCGCAGCATGGGCCCGCTCGGTGCGGTCGTCGGCATCATCGCGATCCTCATCGGCGCGTTCTTCCTCACCCTCGACTTCAAGCAGATCGAGGACGGCATCGCCTACGGCGCCCCGCGCGAGGAGGCCTGGCTGGCCGCGTTCGGCCTGACCATGACCATCGTGTGGATCTACGTCGAGATGCTGCGCCTGGTCGCCATCTTCAGCGGTGACGACTAG
- a CDS encoding DUF4287 domain-containing protein yields MSQVFSEETHRNLLARIPHCTGREVSDWLRTVDDGPALFRFEEKVSWLRAEHDLAYGHAKAIIHEYDLRRAARKLL; encoded by the coding sequence ATGTCCCAAGTCTTCTCCGAGGAGACCCATCGCAATCTGCTCGCCCGCATCCCCCACTGCACCGGTCGTGAAGTATCCGACTGGCTGCGCACGGTAGACGACGGCCCCGCCCTCTTCCGCTTCGAGGAGAAGGTCAGCTGGCTCCGCGCCGAACACGACCTGGCGTACGGCCACGCCAAGGCAATCATCCACGAGTACGACCTGAGGAGGGCCGCGCGCAAACTGCTCTGA
- a CDS encoding acetyl-CoA C-acetyltransferase encodes MPEAVIVSTARSPIGRAFKGSLKDLRPDDLTATIIQAALAKVPELDPKDIDDLMLGCGLPGGEQGHNLGRIVAVQMGMDHLPGCTITRYCSSSLQTSRMALHAIKAGEGDVFISAGVEMVSRSVKGSSDGLPDTMNPLFAEAQARTAAVAASEGSSWHDPREDGLLPDAYIAMGQTAENLARVKGVTRQDMDEFGVRSQNLAEEAIKNGFWEREITPVTTPDGTVVAKDDGPRAGVTMEAVGGLKPVFRPDGLVTAGNCCPLNDGAAALVIMSDTKARELGLTPLARIVSTGVTGLSPEIMGLGPVEASKQALKRAGLTVDDIDLFEINEAFAAQVIPSYRDLNIPLDKLNVNGGAIAVGHPFGMTGARITGTLINSLQFHDKQFGLETMCVGGGQGMAMVIERLS; translated from the coding sequence ATGCCCGAAGCCGTGATCGTCTCGACCGCCCGCTCCCCCATCGGCCGCGCTTTCAAGGGCTCCCTCAAGGACCTGCGCCCGGACGACCTGACCGCCACGATCATCCAGGCCGCCCTCGCCAAGGTCCCCGAGCTGGACCCGAAGGACATCGACGACCTGATGCTCGGCTGCGGCCTGCCCGGCGGGGAGCAGGGCCACAACCTCGGCCGGATCGTCGCCGTACAGATGGGGATGGACCACCTCCCGGGCTGCACCATCACCCGCTACTGTTCCTCCTCGCTCCAGACCTCCCGCATGGCCCTGCACGCCATCAAGGCGGGCGAGGGCGACGTCTTCATCTCGGCCGGCGTCGAGATGGTGTCGCGGAGCGTCAAGGGCTCCAGCGACGGCCTGCCCGACACCATGAACCCCCTCTTCGCCGAGGCGCAGGCCCGCACCGCCGCGGTCGCCGCCAGCGAGGGTTCGAGCTGGCACGACCCGCGCGAGGACGGCCTGCTCCCGGACGCGTACATCGCGATGGGCCAGACCGCCGAGAACCTGGCCCGCGTGAAGGGCGTCACCCGCCAGGACATGGACGAGTTCGGTGTCCGCTCGCAGAACCTCGCCGAGGAAGCCATCAAGAACGGCTTCTGGGAGCGCGAGATCACCCCGGTGACGACCCCCGACGGCACGGTCGTCGCCAAGGACGACGGCCCCCGCGCCGGCGTCACCATGGAGGCGGTCGGCGGCCTCAAGCCGGTCTTCCGTCCCGACGGTCTGGTCACGGCCGGCAACTGCTGCCCGCTCAACGACGGCGCCGCCGCCCTCGTGATCATGTCGGACACGAAGGCCCGCGAGCTCGGCCTCACCCCGCTCGCCCGCATCGTGTCCACGGGCGTCACGGGCCTGTCTCCCGAGATCATGGGCCTCGGCCCGGTGGAGGCGAGCAAGCAGGCGCTCAAGCGCGCCGGCCTCACCGTCGACGACATCGACCTGTTCGAGATCAACGAGGCCTTCGCCGCCCAGGTGATCCCGTCGTACCGCGACCTGAACATCCCGCTGGACAAGCTGAACGTGAACGGCGGCGCCATCGCCGTCGGCCACCCCTTCGGCATGACGGGCGCCCGCATCACCGGCACGCTCATCAACAGCCTCCAGTTCCACGACAAGCAGTTCGGTCTGGAGACGATGTGCGTCGGCGGCGGCCAGGGCATGGCGATGGTCATCGAGCGCCTCAGCTGA
- a CDS encoding SGNH/GDSL hydrolase family protein, with product MTSLSRARVARRIAAGAAYGGGGIGLVGAATIGLVLAEVQLAKRHVGNGHSPHAPSADGLYGYAYADSSEPPLRLAMLGDSTAAGQGVHRSRQTPGALIASGLAAVAERPVELRNVALPGAQSDDLDRQVVLILADPSRVPDVCVIMIGANDVTHRMPATRSVRHLSSAVRRLRTAGAEVVVGTCPDLGTVEQVQQPLRWLARRASRQLAAAQTIGTVEQGGRTVSMGDLLGPEFEANPREMFGPDNYHPSAEGYATAAMAVLPTVCAALGLWPAEEERPDVSRREGFLPVARAAAEAASEPGTEVTAAMPTGPRGPWALLKRRRRRRLPATDPAPAGSP from the coding sequence ATGACGAGCTTGTCGAGGGCGAGGGTGGCCCGCCGCATCGCGGCGGGCGCCGCGTACGGCGGCGGTGGGATCGGGCTGGTGGGCGCGGCCACGATCGGCCTGGTGCTGGCCGAGGTGCAGCTGGCGAAGCGGCACGTGGGCAACGGGCACAGCCCGCACGCTCCGAGCGCCGACGGCCTGTACGGGTACGCGTACGCCGATTCCTCCGAACCTCCGCTGCGCCTGGCGATGCTGGGTGACTCCACGGCGGCGGGCCAGGGGGTGCACCGGTCCCGGCAGACTCCGGGGGCGCTGATCGCCTCGGGACTCGCGGCGGTGGCCGAGCGCCCGGTGGAGCTGCGCAATGTGGCGCTGCCCGGGGCCCAGTCGGACGACCTCGACCGACAGGTGGTGCTCATCCTCGCGGACCCGTCCCGGGTGCCGGACGTCTGCGTGATCATGATCGGCGCGAACGATGTGACCCACCGGATGCCGGCGACCCGCTCGGTGCGGCATCTGTCCTCGGCGGTACGGCGGCTGCGGACCGCCGGCGCGGAGGTGGTGGTCGGCACCTGTCCCGACCTGGGGACGGTGGAGCAGGTCCAGCAGCCGCTGCGGTGGCTGGCCCGGCGGGCGTCGCGGCAGCTGGCGGCGGCGCAGACGATCGGGACGGTCGAGCAGGGCGGGCGGACCGTGTCGATGGGCGACCTGCTGGGGCCGGAGTTCGAGGCGAACCCGCGCGAGATGTTCGGCCCGGACAACTACCACCCCTCGGCGGAGGGGTACGCGACGGCGGCCATGGCTGTCCTCCCCACCGTCTGCGCGGCCCTCGGCCTCTGGCCGGCGGAGGAGGAGCGGCCCGACGTCTCGCGCCGCGAGGGGTTCCTTCCTGTGGCCCGGGCTGCCGCCGAGGCGGCCTCGGAGCCCGGCACGGAGGTCACGGCCGCCATGCCCACGGGCCCCCGCGGCCCCTGGGCCCTCCTCAAACGCCGCCGCCGACGCCGCCTCCCCGCCACAGACCCGGCCCCGGCCGGCTCCCCGTAA
- a CDS encoding cystathionine beta-synthase, translating to MQFHDSMISLVGNTPLLRLNNVTAGIQATVLAKVEYFNPGGSVKDRIALRMIEAAEESGALKPGGTIVEPTSGNTGVGLAIVAQQKGYKCIFVCPDKVSTDKINVLRAYGAEVVVCPTAVDPEHPDSYYNVSDRLVRETPGAWKPDQYSNPNNPLSHYHSTGPELWEQTDGRITHFVAGVGTGGTISGTGRYLKDASDGKVQVIGADPEGSVYSGGSGRPYLVEGVGEDFWPTAYDRTVADEIVAVSDKDSFQMTRRLAKEEGLLVGGSCGMAVVAALRVAERLGPDDVVVVLLPDSGRGYLSKIFNDEWMADYGFLEDSGPSARVGDVLNDKEHGHIPSLVHMHPEETVGEAIEVLREYGVSQMPIVKPGAGHPDVMAAEVIGSVVERELLGALFTKQASLEDPLEKHMSAPLPQVGSGEPVGDLMSVLGSADAAIVLVEGKPTGVVSRQDLLAFLAKGGTKQ from the coding sequence GTGCAATTCCACGACTCGATGATCAGCCTCGTCGGCAACACCCCGCTGCTGAGGCTCAACAACGTGACCGCAGGCATCCAGGCGACCGTCCTGGCGAAGGTTGAGTACTTCAACCCCGGCGGGTCCGTGAAGGACCGCATCGCCCTGCGCATGATCGAGGCCGCGGAGGAGAGCGGCGCCCTCAAGCCCGGGGGCACGATTGTGGAGCCGACCAGCGGGAACACCGGTGTCGGGCTCGCGATCGTCGCGCAGCAGAAGGGGTACAAGTGCATCTTCGTGTGCCCCGACAAGGTCAGCACCGACAAGATCAATGTGTTGCGGGCGTACGGGGCCGAGGTTGTCGTCTGCCCGACCGCTGTCGATCCCGAGCACCCTGACTCTTACTACAACGTCTCGGACCGGCTCGTGCGCGAGACGCCCGGTGCCTGGAAGCCCGACCAGTACTCCAACCCCAACAACCCCCTCTCGCACTATCACTCCACCGGCCCTGAGCTGTGGGAACAGACGGACGGGCGGATCACCCACTTCGTGGCGGGTGTGGGGACCGGCGGCACCATCTCCGGGACCGGGCGCTACCTGAAGGACGCCAGCGACGGCAAGGTCCAGGTCATCGGCGCCGACCCCGAGGGGTCGGTGTACTCCGGCGGGTCCGGGCGGCCGTACCTCGTCGAGGGCGTCGGCGAGGACTTCTGGCCCACCGCCTATGACCGGACCGTCGCCGACGAGATCGTCGCCGTGTCCGACAAGGACTCCTTCCAGATGACCCGCCGGCTGGCGAAGGAGGAAGGGCTGCTGGTGGGCGGTTCGTGCGGCATGGCGGTCGTCGCCGCGCTGCGCGTCGCCGAGCGGCTCGGGCCCGACGATGTCGTGGTCGTGCTGCTGCCGGACAGCGGGCGCGGGTACCTCAGCAAGATCTTCAACGACGAGTGGATGGCCGACTACGGCTTCCTGGAGGACTCCGGGCCGAGCGCCCGAGTCGGTGACGTCCTCAACGACAAGGAGCACGGCCACATCCCCTCCCTCGTGCACATGCACCCGGAGGAGACCGTCGGCGAGGCCATCGAGGTGCTGCGCGAGTACGGCGTCTCGCAGATGCCCATCGTCAAGCCCGGCGCCGGCCACCCCGACGTGATGGCCGCCGAGGTCATCGGCTCGGTCGTCGAGCGCGAGCTGCTCGGCGCGCTGTTCACCAAGCAGGCCTCCCTGGAGGACCCGCTGGAGAAGCACATGTCCGCGCCGCTGCCGCAGGTCGGCTCCGGTGAGCCGGTCGGCGACCTGATGTCCGTGCTCGGCAGCGCCGACGCGGCGATCGTCCTCGTCGAGGGCAAGCCCACCGGTGTCGTCAGCCGCCAGGACCTGCTCGCCTTCCTCGCCAAGGGCGGCACCAAGCAGTAA
- a CDS encoding helix-turn-helix transcriptional regulator, with translation MDGDLGDFLRSRRARITPDEVGLPSHGRRRVPGLRREEVAQLAGVSVDYYIRLEQGRGPSVSDAVLDAIARVLRMDETEHAYLRTVARPRKEQQRRRPAAPRVRPGVQLLLDSMERVPAFILGRRMDILAWNALGDAVSGFSRMDPAVRNIPRQVFLDPAARDFYPEWHAVAAQTIANLRIDAGLHPDDRELCALVGELSLKNEDFRRLWADHQVAACAYGVKRVRHPVAGLLTLPYETLAVPSDPDQTIVAYTPEPGSETAERLALLGSWKATKAATIS, from the coding sequence ATGGACGGGGACCTCGGAGACTTCCTGCGCTCACGCCGCGCACGCATCACACCCGACGAAGTCGGTCTGCCCTCGCACGGCCGCCGCCGCGTACCGGGCCTGCGCCGCGAGGAGGTGGCACAGCTCGCGGGAGTGAGCGTCGACTACTACATCCGCCTCGAACAGGGGCGCGGTCCGAGCGTCTCGGACGCGGTCCTGGACGCGATCGCGCGCGTGCTGCGGATGGACGAGACGGAACACGCCTACCTGCGTACGGTGGCCCGCCCGCGCAAGGAGCAGCAGCGCCGCCGCCCGGCCGCACCCCGCGTACGCCCCGGCGTCCAGCTGCTGCTGGACAGCATGGAGCGCGTCCCGGCGTTCATCCTGGGCCGCCGTATGGACATCCTGGCGTGGAACGCGCTCGGCGACGCCGTGAGCGGCTTCAGCCGCATGGATCCCGCCGTCCGCAACATCCCGCGCCAGGTCTTCCTCGACCCGGCGGCCCGCGACTTCTACCCCGAGTGGCACGCGGTGGCCGCCCAGACGATCGCCAACCTGCGCATCGACGCGGGCCTGCACCCCGACGACCGCGAGCTGTGCGCCCTGGTCGGCGAACTCTCCCTCAAGAACGAGGACTTCCGCCGACTGTGGGCGGACCACCAGGTCGCGGCGTGCGCGTACGGCGTCAAGCGCGTCCGGCACCCGGTGGCGGGCCTGCTGACCCTCCCGTACGAAACGCTGGCGGTCCCCTCGGACCCGGACCAGACGATCGTGGCCTACACCCCGGAACCGGGTTCGGAGACGGCGGAGCGCTTGGCGCTGCTCGGAAGTTGGAAAGCGACGAAGGCCGCAACCATCAGTTGA
- a CDS encoding SDR family oxidoreductase — protein MSYENLAGRTAVVTGAASGIGEAIAVQLAGQGARVALLARRGERLAELAAKIEADGGQALAVVVDVTDDASVEAAAARIHEAYGPVDLVVNSAGVMLPNPVDDGRIDEWQRMLDTNVTGVLRVIRAFTGDLVAVAAEGRTADLVNISSIGAHITFPNYAVYGATKAAVTYLSQSLRTELGPRSVRVTNVEPGLTETELGSHIDNPELLGQLGGMFEALEGLSSEDVADAVAYATSRPRRVNLRQIMVLPTQQA, from the coding sequence ATGTCGTACGAGAACCTGGCCGGACGTACCGCCGTCGTCACCGGAGCCGCCAGCGGCATCGGCGAGGCCATCGCCGTGCAGCTCGCCGGGCAGGGAGCGCGGGTCGCGCTGCTGGCCCGGCGCGGGGAGCGGCTGGCGGAGCTGGCCGCGAAGATCGAGGCCGACGGCGGGCAGGCGCTCGCCGTGGTCGTGGACGTCACGGACGACGCGTCGGTCGAGGCGGCAGCGGCCCGCATCCACGAGGCGTACGGGCCGGTCGACCTGGTCGTCAACTCGGCGGGCGTGATGCTGCCGAACCCCGTCGACGACGGGCGGATCGACGAGTGGCAGCGGATGCTCGACACCAACGTGACCGGCGTGCTGCGCGTCATCCGCGCCTTCACCGGCGACCTGGTCGCCGTCGCCGCCGAGGGCCGCACCGCGGACCTGGTGAACATCTCGTCCATCGGCGCCCACATCACGTTCCCCAACTACGCGGTGTACGGGGCGACCAAGGCCGCCGTCACCTATCTCTCGCAGTCCCTGCGCACCGAGCTCGGCCCGCGTTCCGTGCGGGTCACCAATGTCGAACCGGGGCTCACCGAGACCGAGTTGGGCAGCCACATCGACAACCCGGAGCTGCTCGGCCAGCTGGGCGGTATGTTCGAGGCGCTGGAGGGCCTGTCGTCCGAGGACGTCGCCGACGCGGTGGCGTACGCGACGAGCCGGCCGCGCCGGGTCAACCTGCGCCAGATCATGGTGCTGCCGACCCAGCAGGCGTGA
- a CDS encoding ABC transporter substrate-binding protein, which produces MNRRTLLGGLFAAASVPALAACSSGVTSLDGGGNAGSGGGSSKSGVTIGTANFTENQVLGYLYAAVLEAAGVKTKVRPNLGTREIVIPALKSGDIDLLPEYQGALLNYLDPKATAAEEGAMQNALTLALPAGLEVLPYGIAEDSDAFVVTRETARKYGLTTLADLAKQNGKLVIGAAAEVKKRQVGAVGLKDVYGVEFKEFKSLDSDGPLVKGALKKGDVDVANLFTTDTDIEAYDWVILGDPKNLIPSQHIVPLIADRKADSTVRKALARLGNVLTTAQLTELNRQVDKDKKDPEDVANAYAKQHGLTK; this is translated from the coding sequence ATGAATCGTCGTACTCTCCTCGGCGGCCTCTTCGCCGCAGCCTCCGTCCCCGCCCTCGCCGCCTGCAGCAGCGGTGTCACCTCGCTCGACGGCGGCGGCAACGCCGGATCCGGCGGCGGCTCCAGCAAGAGCGGCGTCACCATAGGCACCGCCAACTTCACCGAGAACCAGGTGCTCGGCTACCTCTACGCCGCCGTCCTGGAAGCGGCCGGCGTCAAGACGAAGGTCCGCCCCAACCTCGGCACCCGCGAGATCGTGATCCCCGCCCTCAAGAGCGGCGACATCGACCTCCTGCCGGAGTACCAGGGCGCCCTGCTCAACTACCTCGACCCGAAGGCCACGGCCGCGGAGGAGGGCGCGATGCAGAACGCCCTCACCCTCGCCCTGCCGGCCGGCCTGGAGGTCCTGCCGTACGGCATCGCGGAGGACTCCGACGCCTTCGTCGTCACCCGCGAGACCGCGAGGAAGTACGGCCTGACCACCCTCGCCGACCTGGCCAAGCAGAACGGCAAGCTGGTCATCGGCGCCGCCGCCGAGGTGAAGAAGCGCCAGGTCGGTGCCGTAGGACTGAAGGACGTGTACGGCGTCGAGTTCAAGGAGTTCAAGTCCCTCGACTCCGACGGGCCGCTGGTCAAGGGCGCCCTGAAGAAGGGCGACGTGGACGTGGCGAACCTCTTCACCACCGACACCGACATCGAGGCCTATGACTGGGTGATCCTGGGCGACCCCAAGAACCTCATCCCCAGCCAGCACATCGTCCCCCTCATCGCCGACCGCAAGGCCGACTCCACGGTCCGCAAGGCCCTCGCGCGGCTCGGCAACGTCCTCACCACCGCCCAGCTCACCGAGCTCAACCGCCAGGTCGACAAGGACAAGAAGGACCCGGAGGACGTCGCGAACGCCTACGCCAAACAGCACGGGCTGACGAAGTAA
- a CDS encoding ABC transporter permease: protein MYELFKNLGKWLTSSAQWSGTDGIAHRLGEHLQYSLLATLVAAAIALPVGLLIGHTGKGAFIAINLSSFGRALPTVGLVVLVFLASGLSMWPVYIALVALAVPSIVTNTYAGMTAVDPDVKDAARGQGMRWHQILFQVELPLALPLIMTGVRLALIQVVATATIAAYVSFGGLGRYVFDGLAQRDLVQVLGGAVLVAVIAVVLDLALSGLQRFLFRHRTA, encoded by the coding sequence ATGTACGAACTCTTCAAGAACCTCGGCAAGTGGCTGACCAGCTCCGCCCAGTGGTCCGGCACCGACGGCATCGCGCACCGCCTCGGCGAGCACCTCCAGTACTCGCTGCTCGCCACCCTGGTCGCCGCCGCGATCGCGCTGCCCGTCGGCCTGCTGATCGGGCACACCGGCAAGGGCGCCTTCATCGCCATCAACCTCTCGTCCTTCGGACGGGCCCTGCCCACCGTCGGCCTGGTCGTGCTCGTCTTCCTGGCCAGCGGCCTGTCGATGTGGCCGGTGTACATCGCGCTGGTCGCCCTCGCCGTCCCGTCGATCGTCACCAACACATACGCGGGCATGACCGCCGTCGACCCGGACGTGAAGGACGCGGCGCGCGGCCAGGGGATGCGCTGGCACCAGATCCTCTTCCAGGTGGAACTGCCGCTCGCGCTCCCGCTGATCATGACGGGCGTGCGCCTGGCGCTGATCCAGGTGGTGGCCACGGCGACGATCGCCGCGTACGTCTCCTTCGGGGGGCTCGGCCGCTATGTCTTCGACGGCCTCGCCCAGCGCGACCTCGTGCAGGTGCTCGGCGGTGCGGTGCTCGTCGCCGTTATCGCCGTCGTCCTCGACCTCGCCCTGTCCGGCCTGCAGCGCTTCCTCTTCCGCCACCGCACCGCCTAG
- a CDS encoding ABC transporter permease: MTIDWSWIGDHTDTLTTLTVSHLEAALSAVFFGLLISLPLAVIAHRVRPLRGLLLGLSNVLFTIPSIAIFVLLLPISGLTRTTTVIGLTIYTLVVLLRNTVEGLDSVPAKTKEAAKAMGTRPLRTLLTVELPLALPVIMAGVRIATVMSISLVSVATYIGDGGLGQLFTDGFQRNFPTPVIVGVVLTLLLALVADALLVAVQYVLTPWTRRRA, from the coding sequence ATGACCATCGACTGGTCGTGGATCGGCGACCACACCGACACCCTCACCACGCTCACCGTCTCGCACCTCGAAGCCGCCCTCTCCGCGGTCTTCTTCGGGCTGCTGATCTCCCTGCCGCTGGCCGTGATCGCCCACCGGGTCCGCCCCCTGCGCGGCCTCCTGCTCGGGCTGTCGAACGTGCTGTTCACGATCCCCTCGATCGCGATCTTCGTGCTGCTGCTCCCCATCAGCGGCCTCACCCGCACCACGACCGTGATCGGCCTGACGATCTACACCCTGGTCGTCCTCCTGCGGAACACGGTCGAGGGCCTCGACTCGGTCCCCGCGAAGACGAAGGAGGCGGCGAAGGCGATGGGCACCCGCCCGTTGCGCACACTCCTCACCGTCGAACTCCCGCTCGCCCTCCCGGTGATCATGGCGGGGGTCCGGATCGCGACGGTCATGTCGATCTCACTGGTCTCCGTCGCCACCTACATCGGCGACGGCGGACTCGGCCAGCTCTTCACCGACGGCTTCCAGCGCAACTTCCCGACGCCGGTGATCGTCGGCGTCGTCCTGACCCTGCTCCTCGCACTGGTCGCGGACGCGCTCCTGGTCGCCGTCCAGTACGTACTCACCCCGTGGACGAGGCGGCGAGCCTGA